AGGTACGTGTGTGTGTTAGGTTCCTATCTACCTAAAGGGCACATAAATCTGACATATATTCGTATAATTTACTGGTTTCTGTATCTACGTATACTATGGTAGAAGTTAgctctttataaaaaaagtattagataagttactaaatatttacatagttttGCCAGCAAGTCATAATCAGTCATGATTTTTTATACACTTTTAAATAACAAGAGCACTCCGGAATCATTTTATacactgtattatttattttattttctttaagtcCTTTACTCTGCAAACAACTGTTAAAATGCGTTTACAGAATTCATTACAATAAATTGCTATATTTATATGGGTACTTCCTACCGGTACCGCAAAGCTTAAAGAATTCGTGAAagttaaaataacattacaagTGTCCTTTTTGCAATTAAAAACTCCATTGTTCAACCAAACTCAATAATTCGAATAAATACTGAAAGCTTTTACTGAAATTCAATTTTCTCTTTTGTTGCAGAGACCAATGCGTCGACTGACGACCACGCTCCAGGTATGCTACGGCACGAAGAAATGACCAACATCACAGCAAAATGGACCATAAGTACTGGACGACATGGATGAGAATCGCGTGCATACCACTCGCGCTGCTCACCACCACGGTAGCAGATTTCACAACCGAGTGTCAGAGGCCTTGTGACTGCAGATGGCAGTCTGGGAATAAAGCCGCTATTTGCTCAAACTCAAGCTTAAAAGTCATACCAGCCAACCTCAGCAACGACATTCAAATACTAGACCTATCAAATAATAATCTCCAACAACTGCACCAGGAAGCGTTCAGAAAAGTCGGCCTAAGTAATCTTAAGAAACTCTTCCTCAAAGAGTGTTCTATCGAAGTAGTCCACAAAACTGCGTTCGTAACTCTCGCAATCATGATAGAACTAGATTTGTCGAAGAACAGGATCCGATCACTGCACCCCGATACGTTCAAAGGCACAGAGAAACTGAGATTAATAAACTTAAGCAACAACTTTATCGATAAGTTGGAGGACGGTATATTTCGCAATTTGAAGTTTCTTCAGAAAGTAGAGGCGAGCAACAATAGGATACATCGTATAGGAACTAAAGCATTTGTCAACTTGCCTCAGTTGAAAATATTGAGGTTCAATGGGAATAATTTGAATCATATGAAGCCGGAGACTTTGATGGGTTTGAGAAACTTATCTGGGTTGGATTTGCACAACAATCCTTGGCGTTGCGATTGCAATCTCCAAACGTTCCGTGATTGGGTGATAAGCCACAACCTATACACCCCTCCCACGTCGTGCGCGGAACCAGCATCTGTACAAGATAAACTTTGGAATGAATTAGACTCGTCTAACTTCGCGTGCCGGCCTACAATCCTCGAGCCGGTACCAGACGCGACGGTCAAAAGTTACGATGAAAACGTGACTCTGACTTGCAAAGTAGTAGGGAACCCACCACCTGAAGTTGGCTGGCGGTTTAACGGTAAAACTATTGAGATGAAGGCCTTCGGAGAGATTAGATACGCAGTCGCGGAAAATACTATGGATTTGATCAGATGGGTGAATTTGACTATAATATATGCTCGGTATAGTGATAGAGGTAACTATACTTGTGTGGCTGAGAACCCTGGCGGTCGCGACGAGAAGACTTTAACGCTAGTGCTTTCAAGATATGGAGGAGTAGGTACCATAGCCGGTATGGACACAGACTCCTTCGCAATTTTAGTTGGTTGCCTAACAGCTATAGTAATTATTTTCGGGGCAGCCTtagtaatttgttattttacaaCCCAAAACACTGAAATCAAAAGACTGATTAAGAACGATGCTCGTTCTTCGAATGGAGATGTGTTGATAGAGGGTTCAGAAGCTTCTGAAACTGAAAAGGGTATGAAGATGGAGGTGAATCCTGTGTCGAAGCCGCCTAGAAAGTATGAAGCTCCGCAGTCCTTCACTAGTGAGGCTACAGAGATGTCTGAACTGAATAGAACTTTACTAGACAACGAATCTGTATTAGGTGAgttacttattaatttattcacgGCTGTAATTTGTCCGTGGTCTAAGAGAATTCTTCCCGCACTCATATGAAAAGAAGCTTGTCTTTTCTGTGTTTACTTTCGAAATTATAGTAAGGAAGGATCAGGCTACAACTTCAAGTTTAGGTTATAATTAGATCTGAAgttcaacatattattatttagaacAAGTATTTTTTCAAGCATTGATTTTTCTTACATCTTTCTTCAGCTTAAGTGAGAAAGATGTACGGGCCCCTTTTTTAGGTGGGTAATCATGACTCTCCCTGTCTAGGGCAGCaagaggaagtgtcagacttttacttacttatgcccattttcaccaacaaatacctaaatttagggatccccctaagagcatttagggaaactagacacttaatacgaattttgTCTTCACCAAAGTCTAAGTGTCCCTTTATTTGTGTTTAAGTTAACCTTTATTATtagggagcccttattctaagtgacacttagttaggaaaacgttaagagattgttgctGAAAACGGGCATAAAACTCACATGTAACTTGcacgaacaatcccgcagctgaCTTGGACGTGGCACATATTACATTTTTCTTTAACATCTGAATGTCTTCTACATACAATTTCCACTAGCTTAAATATTCTGCTGATTCTTAAGTGAAATTTACTACAGATATACGATGCAGTAGATAGGAACTATCGTGTGGCGAGAGCAAGTATaaagaaaggaaaaataaattgtaatttcagtttgATTTCAGATCATAAAGATTGTATAATCCTCATTTCCCCAAATATTTATTACCCTAAAATTGGGATGAGGAGagtattaacaattttattcattaaataaattcaaatgttACAGTGggaaaacaaacattttcttaCTTGTGCTATTTTTCGCATCATGTTAAAATGAATTTACAAATTCTCCTGTTTGCATAAGCACGGTCACACGGTAGGAGCCACAACTATTTATACCGTACTAAACATCCGAAATACATAGGTGCACTTACGCTATCTAGAGCTACATATATCTATGGTCAGAACCCTCTATTCTGCACGTATAGTGTCACGTATGTCCAGGTGGGCACTTTGTTcgaaagtaattttcacaggacaTGTAGACAATGCTTTTGTTAACCGACAAAAGAGGAAAGAGGTTCGATAggtattttacttaaaataaaagtgtaactttaaattattaaccggtggacagcgatgaggacaacttttttgtagcatttttttattttatttttaatagtaagTGTAGTGTAGAGGTACATACTATGTACCTAAAAATGTATGATAGTTTCTtacataaaattgtaaataactgTAAATATGTCCACAGTATGTATGAAAATCTTCCTTGTTCATTAGggtaaaaatgatttattgtattttagtaaataatttattgtaaatgacaccattggctgtgtttcggatggcacgttaaactgtaggtcccggctgtcattgaacatccttggcagtcgttacgggtagtcagaagccagtaagtctgacaccagtctaaccaaggggtatcgggttgcccaggtaactgggttgaggaggtcggataggcagtcgcttcttgtaaagcactggtactcagctgaatccggttagactggaagccgaccccaacatgattgggaaaaaggctcggaggatgatgaatttattgtaaatgaattatttactttgtgcgtgtactagcttccgctggTAGTTTTATCCACTTTCTGAGGGAACAACATACCGcgcccagataaaaagtagcgtatATGTCACTCTGATATATTAGCAAAGTTGAATCAAAATCCACTCTGTATTTTTTGCGTGAAAGggaaataaacatacatacaaacacttACCGCTAAGAATAGTAAGAAGTagaatttttatacaaaaaaaaaaatggacagTTATAATAAGGGAAGACCAATTTATTTTCCAGTAGATATCTGAAATccttctatttatttataatgcctaTTAGAAATTTAACTAATTCCAACTCTTCAGGAAATGATTTAGTTCCtattataagttttaattaaattttaaagtcAATGCCTTACGGACATCGAATTATAAAGTTATCAAACTAAGTTAAATTTCAACGTACTGAAACCAaatttctataattttattattatatccgAAACACAATACAAAAGTTATGCTTTACTCagatttcaaaattaatgatccaaacaattattttggaaattcgtgtgtattttataatttgacAGCACAGTTCACCCTGGCATGTCAGTAGTTGAGTTTGGCTGTTGTGCTgaagtgggttcgattcccgcaatagagaaatatttttttagtgggtTTAAGTCAATGAagaaatagagagtgcaccttaTAAGAACAGCCTACGCGGCCGATAATCGGCTTGAACGCTAACAACAACAATTTTATAGCTATCCATCTATCCCTTTGTAAATAGTTTAACCATCAATTTAACATCATCAGATACCGGTAGTTAAGaaacggtcacccatccattaACTGACCTCATTCAGCGCAGCTTAACCCCAGGATCCAATTAATCAGCACATCTATTGTTCTACGATCCCCTTCTATCAGAGATCCGGGAGCAGATTAAAAAGGGCGCAACCGCCTACCCAGATAACAATTTGGAAGGTACTTTGGTCTTAGAGCGAGTAACTAACCGGAGACGTCATCGCCTCTGCCAAAGATGAAATGAAACCACCGGTAATTCTTATATTCAGTCAAGGTTATGCTTGTGATTGTCGTGTAGCAATGTGATTGAAAATGTAATAGCGAGTTATCACTGTTTGTAATGAAACTGAGTAATAAGGCcctttgaattttgtgttacgttTTAAAGCATCATAATATCTTACGATATCTTTTTtacttagtatttattttattttattttaacattttcggAAAACTTACAGCTAGAGGAAACAATATGAGAGAAATAATATGACACTTGAAGGCCATTTACAAGTATTTTTATCGTTTTACTAAAATAACGAATacgtgtttttttctttatctaaaagacggacagTCATAATTTCTAACTCTGTCAACACGCCTATTagcaaatattttcacaaaaagatGGCTTATGGCGGCTCCAGTTGGTTACATGCTCTAAGACTTTAGTAATACAAATTACTCGTTAAGGTCCGTTGGTTAAACCTTTTGTTTATTATACCCTTAATTTCTCTCGTTGCCCAGTAAACAAATTAAAGCATcaactgataaaattattccgaaTAAACTTTTCGTCGAGAAATTCTGATGAATTCTCAGACTTTAATTCACTTTGAACTCGTGTTTTGTGAAATCAAAGTTATTTTCCTTGAAACTGAAAGGCTAGGCAGTTGCTGTCTTGAAAAATAACTTGACTGTAGATTGGAAGTTTGGGCTTACTAAGTTCGATCAACTAAATAATCCtagctaaaattataaatttgaaagtaactctgtgtcaatttaaatgtttggtaaCAGAGAGTCTGGCTAAagcctaagaaaggacataggctactttttacccggggGCAGCCAGTAGTTGCCTCGGGAcgtgggtggaaccgcggggTAGAGATAGTTTTATATAATAAGTTTGTTACTTATACGAATATAACTCTATAATTAGTGACATTGTGAAAAAGACttggaaaaatattaaaacctgCTGACTAGGGGTGATTTTCTCGGgatactaaaattaataaataaatacatcctTAAACAATGCTCaaacttgaataaaaaataaacaaggatAAACATTCGAGTAGGTATTTCGCATAAAAGCCAATTctcaaaagttatttattcgAGCAAAAGTGTTTACTTTTGcttgaataaataactttgactttcttcaataaattcaatataGTTTTCATTGTTGAAGGTGGGTGAggcttcaaaaaaatattttacaaaacaagCTTACAAATGCAAGCTTTAACTACCCATtagataagtacctatacctagaTCAGACACATAGCACTTTTCAAAAACAACTATTTATATCAAAGATACGCAAAATCGAAAGATACAAAGCTCCTTTGTCATCTATACTTTATCTAATGTTTACAAAGACAATAGCAAACACAATATAATGAATAAGCACAAATGTGcccgtggagaacaaaatgattagcggagatgtcataccgcaaaatctcctaagaaagtagcgcgccaaatagcgggtgttcgggggacgacgATCATTACTAGCTCTgctcttacacgccttctatggaacccacccattattttcaaaataaaatcacgaaTCAaccaagaccaatctttgaaagattagttttgatttgacaaggaatctGAATGCCGCGTTATTTCGAATAACTGATCATGTTtgccgtacgttgcttgacctacaagaagcgcaacctaccttccttatggcatctccgttatcTTTCTTTCCTACGTGAATGTACCCCTTTCTTTCATATTCCTTTGTTTTGTTCCCAGGTTTACACAGCTTGATAATAAATTCAACACAGAGCGCTTTCACATTTCCGATTCTAACAATCACACAGAGATTCGAATATTTTCAAACAGAACGGTCCTGTATTTACATTGTTCCATTGTAAATTTTATATTCAAGAAATATGTGAGTCTGTaggtaccaatattataaagctgaagagttcgtgTGTTAGTTTGCTTGATGCGCTAATGTCTCAAAGTATTGGtccgattagaaaaaaaaaaatcagtgttCGACAACCCATTTATCTAGGAAGACTAAAAGGTTTTTATCCGAGTACGTGAAATAGTGGTTGTATAAAAACATGCGAGTTTTATAAGAGATACTTATTTTTCAAGCCTACATAATATGAAGTTCTTTGTGTCATTGTTAGTTTCGAAATTTAATGACTACCCAGACTTTGTCGAGACAATTGTGGGAAATTTTAATTCGGGGAGTCGGGGACCCTCAAATGTCAACAGCTCTGACTTGTTTTTGAGATTATACCGTTATGGTAATGATGGCGAGGGTccagcaaaaaatatttgtttgaagcTTTGTCTGAGTTATTTTCCTTCTGATTTTGATGCGGAAATGTTCggattttgttgtttattgtaCAAGTTTGGAGGTTGTCTGTGTTGTTGGGTTAAGGTCAATTATTTGCTTGAAGTATTATCAATAACACTATCAGGAAATGTATGGACGAAAGTTTTGTTTAGGACAACAACAACAACTAGTTGAGGGTTGAATAAACTTCTATTAGCCAATAGAATATTGCCTCCATAATTACAATACTGATCTTTCCTTTTTTCCACAGCATCAACTGAGGACAACAGCAGGCACCAGCAAGTGGAACTCCCCAAAATATCCCATGAGGCATTGCTCATGGACCGCCTAGCGCAAGAACATCAGGCGTACCCACCAGACCTCCTCGCATTCCCTCTTAGAGGAACCCAAGTATCCCCAGCAGGAGGATCTTCACAAGACACAGACAGTCCCATAAAATCCCCAGTGTACGGAGTAACAGCCATCAACCCTGCCCTTTACAGCAGGTTTCAAGGTCAAAGCTTACAAGGATCAATTCCCCTCATCAGCTCCAAAGGCTACGTCACATTACCCAGAAGACCAAGAATGGTTCCTGACAGCAATCTTCGTCCCCAAGTCTTCTCCACCCTCAACGGTGTCATACCTTATTACGATACTTTCAATATGAGGTTTTTCAACCACGGTGGGAATTACTACAGCTTGAACAAAAGTGAGATAGATTTGGGTCCTATAGCGAAGATGCCTTCGTACCCTGATGATGAAGAGCCTGCCCCGTCTCCCGCACCTGGTACTCCTCATGCAACGATACCTAGGAACAGCTTGAGTTCTCCAAACATCCACAATCAGCTCCAAATTCTGCAAGCGATGTCTGTAAACCAGTTTGTGAAGTCCGAACAGAGGCCTTTGAAAGTGACCCTTGCTGAACACGAGGGTCTGTTGAAGAATCGTGACTTTAAATCTGGTTACTCAGTGAATGTTGTTAGTGGGACCTTAGGTAGGTCCAGGACTGCCCCCAAGCCACCTCCTAAACCTAGAAAGAAGAACAGTGAAGTGAAGGAACCATTTTTGATGAACGCTGCTGAAAATGCAACGCAGGTGTAGATTATAGAAAAGTgattaacgaaaaaaaaaattgtataaaataaatatttctttagaGGGACGAACGAATTTGGTTTTAAAGTGCTACTTTCTCACGGGTCAGCATTTagagattaaaattatttaattaaaatttcagcgGATGTAgacagtttttaattttcattttgggCTTATTTAGTTATATTCCGTAAGCAGATTctaaaaataggttattcaaaGCGACAATGAAGGTAGCTTGGCGAAAGTTAGTACGACTTGGAATTCTGACTGtcccataaaaataaatggtacgatgtcattttaaaaccaaattcGATTCGACTTAatagtttttatgttttctacTATGttgctttttaaatattattatgttataaaaataaattctaaattacTATTAGTGTTTAACAAACAGACGCACTCAGACAGTTCAATTAACGGAATATGAATATGGTTAATTGATGACTCTGAATGCGGctgttaaaatattacctacgtaTGCAATAATGAAGTTCTAAGTTATATTGATGGTACCCAAATaattttagttaagttttttagAGTCTACTTCGTTTaactgtattttaaaataatgttaatgtcTTTTAGATTTAAGTTTGtatactgtttattttgacgtaaaacactaaaattatttatttatttatgtactgaCGAAAATACAATAGAATAAAGTTGtcttttaagttttgtttgaaatactgattgaattaaatatttttgttacaaagcAATACCTAAAAGAATACCTATAAAATTCCTAGTAACTAATGATCTGATGATGAATGTTTAAATTGTCTAATAGTTAACACAtacaaagcatttttttaacaacaaaataataattaattacacaaaatcaacaaaacaaaTTCACTTTATTTCATCTGCGTTCACTATTTGATTTATTACCTACATGAAGAATTTCAggcattttaattgaaaaacacATGACGTAACAAATTGGGATTCAATATTAACGGGTAAATATCGAGCGATGGCATTTGAACTCATGCTGTGACATGGAACAGAAAAATGCAGAAGGTTAAGTGTTCCATCATTCATCTGTTTATTATCctactatacaagctgttgatttgcatccgtgccatagtcaaggacgtaattatactaatgattctcaacccaaatcaacaaaaaattggtacgaaaaattttttttttaattttttttttcggaaattcgtcaatgccacctacccgttttcaaactcggcgcgtgtgttactggcctcaaaactgtgctgcgccctcacacaaacgcaaacaagcaaagcattcgcaacgatcactcatgaatttcattcataaaattggattatttctgaaatactatgacattacaatgacataaaaagcagcgcatattaactatttcccgttaactgtaattccaatcgattatttacgtatttaatgtcctcctcctgaagtatggcacaaatgcaaatcaacaccttgtatatgcagttaacaaatatatatgtatataaatcgAAATGAGCATTGATCATCACGTTTGTACAAGATATTTTAGTTTAAGTCACCACATAGTATGTTCGTGCATGATGGTTCGCCTGTCATTAGTGATTCCAGAATTTTAAATCCAGCTGTCATGATGTTTTAATCCTTTGTCAGCAGTTTTGGAATTTTGAaacagttactgaaataaagcAGCCAGGTcttctataataaaaaaaaaacatccaaactgagaaccttctCTTTtgagaagttggttaaaaaagtGATCTGTCAAAAAGAGGTGAATGGctacataaaaagtaaactatacattactaacggccagtttcttcatcaaaagtaaaagtcaaagtaatgtctaaagtaaaagtaacggtcaaattcgttttttcaaggctaaagtgacagaaaaactaatagaataaatgaatttgaccgttacttttactttagacattactttgacttttactttggcttttacttttgatgacgaaactggctgttactgaagttacttacattttatttctcacATCGACTTCCTTATTTTTCATGTCAACAATACAAACTCAATTTGAAAAATGACTTAGTTACGACATTTTGATAGCTTCTACCGGGTCCCTTAATCAATTAAGCATGATTGTTCTACGTTGTTCAAACACGACACAAACGTAGTTAAGTTGGTAGTATTAATTATTCAAAGACTCgtttataagtttgtatgtattggtTAACCATTCAGTAATATTGAATGACATAGGCTGCTAGGAATGTCTCCAGTGCTCGCTACAGAAGCTTTTCAAGAAAGTGCTcaagaacattttgtacattGATACTTAAAATTCTTGCTTCTTCTTCTTAAAAGTCTTGCTGAATGTTTGTCATGCTGAAaaaactgcatttttttttaattgtctaAGATGGATATAGTCAAAGCAATACCGAAATCTTTGTCATATTAAAAGCTATCCATTCTCGAGGTATTTCAATTTGAATCTTCTGTATTAATTTACTCCATGGTAGAAGTCCGCGAGAGCGCTCCCAAATGTCAATATTTGATACGTTGGAAATAAGCCTACACCGAGGCGAGATGGTTTTTGCTAAGCCTTTTTCGACGTCATTCTGTAtgtgaataattaaaatactcttTTTTCCTCCTGAGTTGGTCGGTGATAAACCGTATTTGTATGTTGATTTTGTCGTGTaatcaattaatttttttttttaatgctctTTGTTTAAATTTTGTCTTTATAGAGTCTTATTTACGTTTTATCATCGCATAAATTATTAACTAACCTTTAAGTTTAgctcatttattaaaaaaaaatgcagtagcccaaaatatttgcaatcaattataataaaaaatggtaaaaataatctattcacttttttcagtaggtactcTGACCACCAATTTTCATGAATgcgtttaaaaatgaaaacttgTTATTTCATAGCCGAAGCTTTtatagttactttttttttaatacgtatgttaaattattttaccataaaaatcatatttaaattatttaaccgcgcagtttaaaacaaaactttttctattaaaaatattaaaattctaaGAAAATGGATGAGAAcctaaaagaaatattatttgaatacctaatgaaaacattattttattaacaatctcaaaaattactacacaatattttttcatataaaattactAAGGTACATTTACCTACGTAACAGCACTGACTTCACTTACATAGCTCAGATTTCTAAAACTATGCAATTTTCTTTCACTCTTACATAAAACGTCTATTAAACTAAAATTCCCACAATTCCTACATTCCTAAAAACTGCTCGTTTAATCCTATTGGAACTATTAAAGGCAGGTATCAGACAGTTCTCAGTAAAGCGGATCAGTTCCTAACATAACTGAGACTAAGTGAGAAGTGCCCACAAACGGGCTTCTAGCTGTCCCACTTACTATCAATTGGAGATTTCAAGTTCCCAGTATCTATTCACTGGTTTAGTTCATCCAGCATTCCTTTTGTGGGATGAGGGAGTACTTTTTTGTGTCTTTTTTTTGAGTAATTAATG
The Helicoverpa zea isolate HzStark_Cry1AcR chromosome 13, ilHelZeax1.1, whole genome shotgun sequence DNA segment above includes these coding regions:
- the LOC124635563 gene encoding uncharacterized protein LOC124635563: MDHKYWTTWMRIACIPLALLTTTVADFTTECQRPCDCRWQSGNKAAICSNSSLKVIPANLSNDIQILDLSNNNLQQLHQEAFRKVGLSNLKKLFLKECSIEVVHKTAFVTLAIMIELDLSKNRIRSLHPDTFKGTEKLRLINLSNNFIDKLEDGIFRNLKFLQKVEASNNRIHRIGTKAFVNLPQLKILRFNGNNLNHMKPETLMGLRNLSGLDLHNNPWRCDCNLQTFRDWVISHNLYTPPTSCAEPASVQDKLWNELDSSNFACRPTILEPVPDATVKSYDENVTLTCKVVGNPPPEVGWRFNGKTIEMKAFGEIRYAVAENTMDLIRWVNLTIIYARYSDRGNYTCVAENPGGRDEKTLTLVLSRYGGVGTIAGMDTDSFAILVGCLTAIVIIFGAALVICYFTTQNTEIKRLIKNDARSSNGDVLIEGSEASETEKGMKMEVNPVSKPPRKYEAPQSFTSEATEMSELNRTLLDNESVLASTEDNSRHQQVELPKISHEALLMDRLAQEHQAYPPDLLAFPLRGTQVSPAGGSSQDTDSPIKSPVYGVTAINPALYSRFQGQSLQGSIPLISSKGYVTLPRRPRMVPDSNLRPQVFSTLNGVIPYYDTFNMRFFNHGGNYYSLNKSEIDLGPIAKMPSYPDDEEPAPSPAPGTPHATIPRNSLSSPNIHNQLQILQAMSVNQFVKSEQRPLKVTLAEHEGLLKNRDFKSGYSVNVVSGTLGRSRTAPKPPPKPRKKNSEVKEPFLMNAAENATQV